The genomic stretch GCGGGTGTGAGCGCTGAGAGCGGTATTCCCACCTTCCGCGACGCCCAGAGCGGCCACTGGGCCCGCTTTCGCCCCGAGGATCTGGCCAGCCCCGGCGCCTACCGCCAGAACCCGGCGCTGGTCTGGGAGTGGTACGCGGGGCGCTACCGTGACGTGCTGGGGGCCCAGCCCAATGAGGCCCACCGCCTGCTGGCCGAACTGGAACGGCGCAAGGGCGCGGGGTTTTTCCTGGCCACCCAGAATGTGGATGGCCTGCACGGGCGCGCGGGCAGCGGGGCGCACGGCGGGCGGCTGGTGGAACTGCACGGCAATCTCGTCAGCGCCCGCGACGAGGTGACGGGCGAGACCTTTGCACTGCCGGCCCCCGAGCAACTGGTCACGCCGCCCACCTCACCCCGGGGCCACCGCATGCGCCCGAACGTGGTGTGGTTTGGCGAACTGCTGCCCGAAGACGCCCTGGCCGCTGCCCAGGCGGCTTTTGCGGCGGCCGAGGTGGCCCTGGTGATCGGCACCAGCGCGGTGGTGTACCCGGCGGCGGGGCTGGCCCAGGACACCCTGCGGGGCGGCGGCATGGTGATCGAGATCAACCCCGAGGCCACCGACCTGTCTCCCCGGGCGACCCTCAGCC from Deinococcus arcticus encodes the following:
- a CDS encoding Sir2 family NAD-dependent protein deacetylase translates to MTPEQARAALNAASRVAVLTGAGVSAESGIPTFRDAQSGHWARFRPEDLASPGAYRQNPALVWEWYAGRYRDVLGAQPNEAHRLLAELERRKGAGFFLATQNVDGLHGRAGSGAHGGRLVELHGNLVSARDEVTGETFALPAPEQLVTPPTSPRGHRMRPNVVWFGELLPEDALAAAQAAFAAAEVALVIGTSAVVYPAAGLAQDTLRGGGMVIEINPEATDLSPRATLSLRDVASRGLATLLG